The genomic DNA CTCATTGGCACAAGATGAAGTATGATGCTAGCAGGCTGAAGATTAGATGCACATCAACGGTTTCCCTCAAGCAGTAAGGAACAGGTCAACACTACGTCGCTATTGTCTGGTTGGGGTGGTAGCCATGCAGCCTCGACCACCCCCGGCGGCTCGGAGCCGGATGACCCGCTTGGGCTAGCTCGGCGCCGGAATGCGGGTCATTGTGGATCATCAATGACACGTCTATTTTCCATTCACTTTTTCTGCGTTATCTCATTTGACTGTTATGGTCGATATCAAGAGGGGAAAAGCAAACTAGCACCCAATGTAGAAACGGTCATGGTAACTTTGGAAATGTCAAACAAAATGCCATTACTGCGCATGTATGAGTTTTTGATTTATTTTAATTTTAGCTCAGATGCAGAGTAGCCATCAGGCGCCCGTGAGGAGTCAGTAGCTCCGTTGCTATGCGATCTAACTCATTACAGACCTGACCAGCCCGAACGGAATGGCCTCGAGGCGGTCACGAAACTCATGCTCTCCTACATCTGCATGTTCTCCAAGATGATTTTGTACTCCTTCCTTTGTTTGGGTTTTTTCAAAACCCGTTCTTTGAAATGCCCCGCTACCCGAGCCAGTTTCTGGAAGATGTACTTTTCCGATGTCCACGCCGCTGCCAGGTAAACGCCGCCCAAGATAATCATAAAAATCTTGAAGTCCCAACTTGTCCTGGTCAGCTGCATCAAGTGCCGTACTGAACGCGCAGGCCCAAGAATCATGTACAATGTAATTAAAAGAGTTGTTGCAATTGTCGCCAAGAATGGCCCTAATAGCAATTAGCAAACTGGACGGTTGAAACGTATCAGCTGTACCAACAGTTCTTCACCGCCTTCTCTCGAAAAGGTGGGCCAGCGTTGAGCACCACTCCCGCTAGGATATATTCAAAGCAGGATACCAAGAACAAAACAGTGTTATCCGAATTCTTAATGTTGGACTTATCATGTTCAATTCGGGGTGGAATATACCTGTTTCTTGTGAGCAACCTTGGACATGCTTAACTTTACTAGCGGGGGATGGGGGCTTACCAAGGCTGCTCCCGCACAGCCATGTAGACGATCGCTTGTACCATGATGCAAATGGCCATTTGGCCCAGCAGCGGAATAAGCACCTTGCGGGAGACAAGATCTGCAGTTGGTCGTTTCTGTGACAGCACAGGGAACGGTCCAGCCCAGCTCACTTGACATACACGTTAGCATACCATTTTGAAAGTGTTCCTGTAGGCTTAACTTACTAAATATAGCAATCGGCAGAATCAACAGCAGATCGATAAATAGGAACTGTAGGCTGGTTAGCAGTTGCATATTTGCAGTGCAGCACAATAACGAACCTGAAAGTCACCAAGATTTGACGCCGTCGCATAGAGAAAACTGACAGACGTGAACTGGATGGCCGAGTACAAACTCATATACTTGAAACAGCTGAAGCTCGTCACAAGCGCAGCGCGTCCCTCGCTAAGATCAATGTCAGTGGGTGTCTCCAAGACGAGGTATTGCCACGCTTACCGGATGACCTGAGGCACACATCCAATATCGAAGACGCGCGATGTGAAAGGGGCCGCGACAGAAGCCTCCGCTTCTGACAGCGAAATACCGACGTCGGCCGCTTTGAGGGCGCCGCAATCGTTCGCGCCGTCACCACAAAATCCGCAACAATATCCAATACCTTGGAGCTTCTCAACCAGCTCATGCTTCTCATCTGGTGACATCCGCGCGAATACTCGACCACGGACAAGCATCTATGACTGTGAGCAGAATATACCAGAGTCTGGTCTGAGGAAGACGACTTACTCTCTGCAAAACCAACGGAGATGCGAAATCAACGATCCACCGGAAAACCTCGCCACTGACAGCCAATGAATAGTTACGAATGTCATTGATGTTGTATGCCAGGGACgcatcgacgtcggccgGGGGAGGCATTGGCTGCAAAGGTTAGTTGACCAGTGTGTCGACAATTGGAGATCTTTGCTTACCAGCAGGGTATCCGCATTCAGCTGGAATGCACCATTGTCAATACTTTCCCATTGAAGTCTGGCCTTGGGGTCACCGGCGTTGCCTACCAACAATTAGAAGATAGCCCTGACTTGGCGGAATTTGCTAATTACCTTCGGCGAATCTTGGGACAAAGCAGTGCGCCGTCTTGTTGATCAAATTGCATTCGCGAGCCACGCTGATGGCTGTCAAGATGTTGTCACCGGTTACCATAGTGGTGCTGATGTTGGACTCCAAAAGCTCGGTCAATACCGCAGCTGTGGTTGGTTTCAGCTTGTTCTCAAAAATGATGAAGCCGATGAACTCCAGATTGGACTCTGCCTCGTGCCGCCTCATTTTTTGAGCCTTCACCCAACTGAGCTTAGGGATATGTCGAGTAGCGCAGCCAATTACACGATAACCCTTGTGCGTGTAGTATGCGAGCTGTTCGTCATAGTCGATAGGAACTGTGTtgacggagaagaagtagaGAGTTAGCAAGACTGCGGAGCCCAGAGAGATACCACTTCAATGGTGCTGTTGCTCCACGTACAACTGTCTTCGCGGCAGATCTCCCGCATGCATTCCGGTGCACCTTTGACGTATACGTCTCCACTTTGTTGGCCAAATTGTCGGACAACGACACTCGCCCTTCGAAGTTGAGAAACAAACTCAAAGGACCTCAGGATTCCAAGCTCAAACGGTGCCTATCGACAACTTTTAGAATCTTTTCGCCGGACATGAGCCTTTAACCTACCGATTGGTCCCGCCTCGCAGTGGTACGATGTAGTATATCACTGTGTTCAATGGGGGGTCTGGCGACTGATGGTGAGAGACTGCCTTGGTCTTGATCGTCTACCTCGTTGGGACGCTGTCTGCCTTCCTCGAAAGACCATCGTGTGAACTCGAACATCTTCAGATCAAGCGGGTCTCCCatcagctcgtcgtcgacagaTCGGAGCGAGTGGCAGGTTGCCATGGTAAACAAAGCAGCATTAAGCTTTGATGCCTGAGCTGAATCTCCGGCCTGGTCAAGTACCAGAGACGCCGGGTCTTCTAATACAGCTGTGAACTTGCCTGTCGCCGGCGAGACAACTCGGACGCCGAAAATATCCAACCCGTCTTCTGTGAGGGTGCCCGTCTTATCAAAACACATTATGTCAagcttgccgccgacgtTGACACGTTGAGGGCTGATGCAGAAGATTTGCTTTTTCTTGAGCCGGCCGAGCGCAAAGTTGGTGCCGATCGTGAGCGTGGCGGGCAGCGCAGGTGGTACCACAATAGTAATGAGATCCAGGGCGCGCACAATGATGAGGTGCCAGGCAAGGTGCAAACGCAGGAAGTTGATGAAAGACGCAATGAAGCCGAGCATAGCTACCACAGCCATGACACTGATGTATCTGAAAGAATCTCGGTAGAACTTGAAgccggagggtttggggaAGAGCATGGATCGCACGAGAGAGCCCTTTGTGGTACTGAACCCGGTCCTAACCACAAGCGCGAGGGCGACAGCATCCCCGTCGCGGTCTTCTTGGGGACGTCGAGCACGAATGATCTTGGTGCCGCAAAAGAGAAAGTGCTTGGCAATCTCAGGCGATACTGTAGGCGCAGCCAAGTCGAGGTTGTACATGGTCTCGTCAGTAGCTGGGGACTTCGAGACAGGCACCGATTCGCCTGAGTCTTATTGTAAGCAACAGTCGCTAGTCGAATGATGAAATCCGCGTGAGTAGTTACCTGTGAGCATGCTCTCATTGACGATGCAATCGCCGCTGAGGAGTAAACCATCGCTTGGGAATTGGGTCAGGTTGGGGTCGCTGACTTCGTATACATCGCCGGGTACGAGCTCGCTCGAAGGCACGTATCGCCCTTTGGCTGTTAGAATGGTCTATAGGGCATTTGCAACGATTGCCATGAACGATCACTATGTTACTCACAGAACCCATTACGAAGAACTCGCACGTCGCACTCAAAGCGAGAAATTTCGCGAAGTCTTTTCATAGTCTGGACATATTAGCATATAAGGGAACATCAAATAGTGTAGTTTCCAACTTACTGCCCGGGTTTCGATGAGGGTTGTCGCGATGCTGCCGAATGACATCAAGAAGATGGCAACGGCGTAGTAGTAGTATTCGTCGAGAGACCAGAGAATCAGGCTAGCAATCTGGAATACGTAAAAGGGATGGAACACCTGAGAGCATTAGCAATCGTGTTAGTCGCCCAACGACATTGGATAAAGCCTACCTCATCCACAAGCAATTGCGGTATCGACTTTTGCTCAATGTCAATGAGGTTGTTACCAAAGACAACCTCTCGTACACCCTTCTCATCACTGTCTATACCGGCACGGGCGGCACGGGGATCGGTCCAGTTCGGATCCACCCATCCGTTGAACATGACAAACCTGTCCTTCTGCTGATTGAAGTACAGCCGAACGTAACGATAATTCAGCATTCgcagctcggcgatgatgggaTCGTATTCATCGTCCATCGCATAGTCCTTTTCGTTGGAGCCAAAGATGGTGGACATGGGTCTCCCGTACATTTTCTTGTCCACGTCCATCACGACGAATTCTCCCCATTGATTCTGTGCAAGTCAAGTCAGTCATTTATTCAGCCGGTAAGGCGCAACGGTATCTTGCCTCAACCACCACCCAATCACACTCAGCTAGTGGGAACGGTTTCCCcaatagcctcacttgccAGCGAGGGAGCCATCTCAACAACAGCCATGCAAGACCAAGCGTTGAAAGACAGAGTGCTGCATAAGCGGCAAAACCTAAGCGGCTAGTTCGGAAGCCAGCAATGGCAACTGTCAAGTCCTCGTTCACCATGTAAACCTTCTGACTTAGGCGGTCTCCGCCCAGACTCTTGTTGGTCGTCGCACTGTCTCGACGCAAAAGGCGGGCATGGACCGAGGATCTCGAGTGTGTCGAAGACCGCCGATGTTGAATCATGTAGTCGTTAACTTCATTGccgttctcgacgtcgatgtcgctttcgtcctcgtcaccaAAGGCAAAATCCCCGACGTCGGACAGACTTCGGCGTTCGTCTTCAaacgagggagagggagagggctCGTCCTGGTAGTACGCAAAACTCGTCGTGGAGTCCgcacgaggtcggcgatgggAGAAAGCGGAAACGCTGGTGGGAAGACTTTCGGCGATCGGGCCAGAGAAAAGCTATGCGCATCCATGGTCAGCATTGACGGGTACTTGGTGATGCGTATAGAGGACAGCTGGTCTAACCTCATCATGTGCCATTTCCACCTCTTCAAATATGCTCGTACTGCTCTGGTTCGAGTTGAGCCGGTACAGCGGTGCGTGGCCGTTTCTCGACGCTGGCGAGGCACGCTGGTGCCCATTCTCCCTTGGAACCGACATGTTGGCGACTTTCTCAGTGCGACCTAGTCGCTGCAACGGAATGGAGCTTTCCAGCTCGAGGGATACGAAGCGAGTGTATTTGTCGAGCGATAGGATAAAGATTCGGCTGAGGAGGGACTGTGGTGTACGCGAAGAGGACAAGGCGCATAGCAGCAAGTCAAGAGATATGGCCGAGGAAGCTTGAAGAGCTGCGACCTATGCAGCTGCAGGGTTCGATGGGAacggtgatgatgacgaaCTTTGGCACAGACGAGGCAAGACGCAGATGTCGCGAGGTCTGGGTCAGCGCTATGAAGTTGGTTCTGCGACTCGAGCTTGCAACTTAGCAACGAAAATCAGGTGCAGTCGCCGCCCCATTGAATTACACTGATGGGAAGTTAGCGCTTCAAAAGTACGTCGCGTGTGGTACAAGTACGGACCTGAGGTTGGGAAATCTACTGGCAGGAtgaggtacctacctaggcaccTAGCTGCTAAGTTTGGAAACTTGCCCGCAcgaagggggaaagaagatGCCTGATTGGCCATAGATAGAAGCGGGTCTCTTATCGATTACCGATTAAGCGTGGTCCAATTTGGTAGCCACCATCTCTCACTAGGTTGATACCTAGGTAACAGAATTGAAGAAAGCCTCCAAC from Colletotrichum higginsianum IMI 349063 chromosome 3, whole genome shotgun sequence includes the following:
- a CDS encoding Cation-transporting ATPase; this translates as MSVPRENGHQRASPASRNGHAPLYRLNSNQSSTSIFEEVEMAHDELFSGPIAESLPTSVSAFSHRRPRADSTTSFAYYQDEPSPSPSFEDERRSLSDVGDFAFGDEDESDIDVENGNEVNDYMIQHRRSSTHSRSSVHARLLRRDSATTNKSLGGDRLSQKVYMVNEDLTVAIAGFRTSRLGFAAYAALCLSTLGLAWLLLRWLPRWQNQWGEFVVMDVDKKMYGRPMSTIFGSNEKDYAMDDEYDPIIAELRMLNYRYVRLYFNQQKDRFVMFNGWVDPNWTDPRAARAGIDSDEKGVREVVFGNNLIDIEQKSIPQLLVDEVFHPFYVFQIASLILWSLDEYYYYAVAIFLMSFGSIATTLIETRATMKRLREISRFECDVRVLRNGFSKGRYVPSSELVPGDVYEVSDPNLTQFPSDGLLLSGDCIVNESMLTGESVPVSKSPATDETMYNLDLAAPTVSPEIAKHFLFCGTKIIRARRPQEDRDGDAVALALVVRTGFSTTKGSLVRSMLFPKPSGFKFYRDSFRYISVMAVVAMLGFIASFINFLRLHLAWHLIIVRALDLITIVVPPALPATLTIGTNFALGRLKKKQIFCISPQRVNVGGKLDIMCFDKTGTLTEDGLDIFGVRVVSPATGKFTAVLEDPASLVLDQAGDSAQASKLNAALFTMATCHSLRSVDDELMGDPLDLKMFEFTRWSFEEGRQRPNEVDDQDQGSLSPSVARPPIEHSDILHRTTARRDQSAPFELGILRSFEFVSQLRRASVVVRQFGQQSGDVYVKGAPECMREICREDSFLLTLYFFSVNTVPIDYDEQLAYYTHKGYRVIGCATRHIPKLSWVKAQKMRRHEAESNLEFIGFIIFENKLKPTTAAVLTELLESNISTTMVTGDNILTAISVARECNLINKTAHCFVPRFAEGNAGDPKARLQWESIDNGAFQLNADTLLPMPPPADVDASLAYNINDIRNYSLAVSGEVFRWIVDFASPLVLQRMLVRGRVFARMSPDEKHELVEKLQGIGYCCGFCGDGANDCGALKAADVGISLSEAEASVAAPFTSRVFDIGCVPQVIREGRAALVTSFSCFKYMSLYSAIQFTSVSFLYATASNLGDFQFLFIDLLLILPIAIFMSWAGPFPVLSQKRPTADLVSRKVLIPLLGQMAICIMVQAIVYMAVREQPWYIPPRIEHDKSNIKNSDNTVLFLVSCFEYILAGVVLNAGPPFREKAVKNSPSSDHEGDRDKHRGNDPGRPKHITGPDHYYTGHQVFSHRPTLRMNMDWILDSGYLPHAVIRIGIRRQLQERLVSIASTSLSLEYERKMTFIEKLRTQPIAIETAAANKQHYEVGTGVLAACLGPRMKYSCCLYPKGGETLAQAEVAMLQTYVEKGGLEDGMSILDLGCGWGSGALYFAEVLPNSKVTAFSNSKTQKEYIDAKAKEKGLTNLTVITGNVVDYEFEQQSFDRVVSIELFEHMKNYELLMAKVGRALKPGGKLFVHIFAHKTTPYDYEEGWMTTHFFTGGTMPSTDLLLFFQQDLKIQKQWWVNGQHYSKTCEDWLSEMLSHKKEIWPHLVETYGEQDASVWYNRWQIFYMACSELFAYQGGDTWGVAHYLFEKPSN